CCGAATCGGCCGCGTGGCTCGAGGCCGCGATCGACTTCGGCTGGACGCCGCCGCCCGCGCCGCTGCGCGACCACGTGCTCGTGAACGCGACCATCCCCGCCGTCGAGCCCGCGCGGGTCGCGGAGATCCTGGCGCGCTTCCCCGGCTGCCGCACCGCCAAGGTCAAGGTCGCCGAGCGCGGCACGGTGCTCGCCGACGACGTGGCGCGCGTCGCCGAGGTCCGCCGGCTGCTCGGGCCCGAGGGCCGCGTGCGGATCGACGCGAACGCCGCCTGGAACGTGGACGAGGCGGAGCACGCGATCCACGCCCTCGCCGCGCACGACCTCGAGTACGTGGAGCAGCCGTGCGCGACGGTGGAGGAGCTCGCCGAGCTGCGGGAGCGGATCCGCCATCTCGGCGTGCCGATCGCCGCCGACGAGAGCGTGCGGAAGGCGGAGGACCCGCTGCGGGTCGCGCGTGCCGGCGCCGCCGACCTGCTCGTGATCAAGGCGCAGCCGCTCCGCGGGATCCACCGCGCGCTCCGCATCACGCAGGACGCGGGCCTGCCCGTCGTCGTCTCCAGCGCCCTCGACACGAGCGTGGGGATCGCGATGGCCGCGCACCTCGCGGCCGCGATCCCGGAGCTGCCGCACGACTGCGGCCTCGGCACGGTCTCGCTCTTCGTCGAGGACGTGACG
The nucleotide sequence above comes from Clavibacter sp. B3I6. Encoded proteins:
- a CDS encoding o-succinylbenzoate synthase; translated protein: MIPALDDLLATARVVALPLRTRFRGLDVREAVLLEGPLGWTEFSPFVEYDDAESAAWLEAAIDFGWTPPPAPLRDHVLVNATIPAVEPARVAEILARFPGCRTAKVKVAERGTVLADDVARVAEVRRLLGPEGRVRIDANAAWNVDEAEHAIHALAAHDLEYVEQPCATVEELAELRERIRHLGVPIAADESVRKAEDPLRVARAGAADLLVIKAQPLRGIHRALRITQDAGLPVVVSSALDTSVGIAMAAHLAAAIPELPHDCGLGTVSLFVEDVTTEPLVPVDGRIPVRRVTPDPRLLDAHAVDADRRAWWLDRIRRTHAVLARGWEHERP